Proteins encoded by one window of Superficieibacter sp. HKU1:
- a CDS encoding type I secretion system permease/ATPase produces the protein MTHATLPDDEALSGPMLDRWALAIGDVAAHYRISCSPGTIQANAPWFQGKPWLPALTQLARQSGLSFQPLTDPQAALSRWQLPVVAVLANDHLAVIEQFDGEDTVEVCVIDNTRQRNRVALSALLADIRYAVALRPLSALKDSRVDAYISRFRPDWLKSLVMKDLKPYGPVMLAALLINVLSLSGIIFSMQVYDRVIPAQSWPSLYVLALGVLIAVIFGFLLRIARGNIMDLLGKRADMRVSDRVFSHALRLRNSAIPRSTGSFISQLRELEQIREMITSSTMSTVVDLPFFLLFMVVLAIIAPPLAWIAPVAALLMILPGLLLQKKLAVLANQSAHEATLRNAVLVESVQGLEDIKLMQAENRFLQQWNHYIRITAESGLRTRELSQGLISWGITVQSLVYAAVVMFGAPLVIEGTMTTGAVVAASILASRMIAPMANLCGVLARWQQVKAAKVGLDSIMQLPTETQRDDSLVHQEIFHGHYQFENAQFRYHNDDQSIPLRVNRLEIQPGERVAILGRNGAGKSTLLQALAGGVELAGGEARLDSLSLPQIDMADLRRNIGFLSQNARLFYGTLRENLTLGAPHASDEEIFNVLEISGAARFVKTQPKGLDHPIMEGGTGLSGGQRQSILLARMLLRSPNIVLLDEPTASLDEHTEREFIQRLGQWLGNRTLIVATHRVPVLDLVERVVVLKEGQLVMDAPKTQALNQSRKATPVNGREDNNENQSA, from the coding sequence ATGACACACGCTACCCTTCCTGACGATGAAGCGCTGAGCGGTCCGATGCTGGATCGCTGGGCGCTGGCGATAGGCGATGTGGCGGCGCACTACCGCATCTCCTGCTCGCCGGGCACGATCCAGGCTAACGCCCCGTGGTTTCAGGGCAAGCCGTGGCTGCCGGCGTTAACCCAGCTCGCGCGCCAGAGCGGGCTCTCTTTCCAGCCGCTAACCGACCCGCAGGCCGCGCTCTCCCGCTGGCAACTGCCGGTGGTTGCCGTACTGGCGAACGATCATCTGGCGGTGATTGAACAGTTCGACGGCGAGGACACGGTTGAGGTCTGCGTGATTGACAATACGCGCCAGCGTAATCGGGTGGCGCTCAGCGCACTGCTGGCGGACATCCGCTATGCGGTGGCGCTGCGCCCGCTTTCGGCGCTGAAGGACAGCCGGGTCGACGCCTATATTTCCCGCTTTCGTCCCGACTGGCTGAAAAGCCTGGTGATGAAAGATCTCAAACCCTACGGTCCGGTCATGCTGGCGGCACTGCTGATCAACGTTCTGTCACTGTCAGGCATTATCTTCTCAATGCAGGTCTACGACCGGGTGATCCCGGCGCAGTCGTGGCCGTCGCTGTATGTTCTTGCGCTCGGCGTGCTGATCGCGGTGATCTTCGGTTTTCTGCTGCGGATCGCCCGCGGCAATATTATGGATCTGCTGGGTAAACGGGCCGATATGCGCGTCTCCGACCGGGTATTCAGCCACGCGCTGCGCCTGCGCAACAGCGCCATTCCCCGCTCCACCGGCAGTTTTATTTCCCAGCTTCGCGAGCTGGAGCAGATCCGCGAGATGATCACCTCGTCCACCATGTCGACGGTGGTCGATCTGCCCTTCTTTCTGCTGTTTATGGTGGTGCTGGCGATTATCGCCCCGCCGCTGGCGTGGATCGCCCCGGTCGCCGCGCTATTAATGATCCTGCCTGGCCTGCTGCTGCAAAAAAAGCTGGCGGTACTGGCGAACCAGTCGGCTCACGAAGCCACGCTGCGCAATGCGGTACTGGTTGAGAGCGTACAGGGGCTGGAAGACATCAAACTGATGCAGGCCGAGAACCGCTTCTTGCAGCAGTGGAACCACTATATCCGCATTACCGCCGAATCCGGCCTGCGCACCCGCGAACTGTCTCAGGGGTTAATTAGCTGGGGGATCACCGTACAGAGCCTGGTGTACGCAGCGGTGGTGATGTTCGGCGCGCCGCTGGTGATTGAAGGCACGATGACCACTGGTGCGGTGGTGGCGGCGTCAATTCTGGCCTCGCGGATGATAGCGCCGATGGCGAACCTGTGTGGCGTGCTGGCCCGCTGGCAGCAGGTCAAAGCGGCTAAGGTGGGGCTGGACAGCATTATGCAACTGCCCACCGAGACGCAGCGCGATGACAGTCTGGTGCACCAGGAGATTTTCCACGGCCATTACCAGTTTGAGAATGCGCAGTTTCGCTACCACAACGACGATCAGAGCATTCCGCTACGCGTTAACCGACTGGAGATCCAGCCCGGCGAGCGGGTTGCCATTCTCGGGCGCAACGGGGCCGGGAAATCAACCCTGCTACAGGCGCTGGCGGGCGGAGTCGAGCTGGCGGGCGGTGAAGCGCGCCTCGACAGCCTGAGCCTGCCGCAGATCGACATGGCCGACCTGCGGCGCAATATCGGTTTTCTCAGCCAGAACGCCCGCCTGTTTTACGGCACCCTGCGCGAGAACCTGACCCTGGGCGCGCCGCACGCCAGCGATGAGGAGATTTTCAACGTGCTGGAGATCAGCGGCGCGGCGCGCTTTGTCAAAACCCAGCCTAAAGGGCTGGATCACCCGATTATGGAGGGCGGCACCGGGCTTTCCGGCGGTCAGCGTCAGTCTATTCTGCTGGCGCGCATGCTGCTGCGCTCGCCGAACATTGTGCTGCTCGATGAACCCACCGCTTCGCTGGATGAACACACCGAGCGGGAGTTTATCCAGCGGCTCGGCCAGTGGCTCGGCAACCGCACGCTGATCGTCGCCACCCACCGCGTGCCGGTGCTCGACCTGGTGGAACGGGTGGTGGTGCTGAAAGAGGGGCAGCTGGTGATGGACGCGCCGAAAACGCAGGCGTTAAACCAGAGTCGTAAAGCCACGCCGGTTAACGGACGGGAGGATAACAATGAAAACCAGTCAGCGTGA
- a CDS encoding BapA/Bap/LapF family large adhesin, which yields MTVYDGDDTLGTALVDPDGSWRFTPAAPLEVGEHSFTLTATDPAGNASGPSAPFVIDVQTAIPATPVLLSVEDNVGAETGPLASGDLSDDNLPTLTGTAPVNSTVTIYNDGTAIGTTLADDAGNWRFTPSTPLADGLYTLTVTATDAAGNVSAATAPFSFTIDATAPAAPTINAVEDNVGPFTAPLTNGGYTDDTQPLIRGTAEAGSTVTLYANDEQIGTADVDDAGNWTFTPATPLGEGNYVLTVSATDAAGNASGRSASFTLNVDLTAPDAPDNLTTPGDGTSVSGTAEAGATAIVSDALGNVLGSAVIGEDRNFTVTLTPAQTSGSPLTVVVQDAAGNISDPTVFPASNSGLPSVPVITAIADDVGPLTGNLTNGQSTDDNQLSLSGTAQPDVLVTIIVDGAIVDTVEADADAGGAWSYNLPATLADGPHTFAVNATNANGTGGTSSPVTIIVDTVAPEAPVITDVTDNVDALTGPLVSGQVTNDAQPGLSGTTEAGATVTIYDNDELLGSVVADAEGNWSFTPAAALSEGEHALTAIATDAAGNTGPASSPFTVVVDTLAPVQPVLTSVVDNVGTVTGPLVSGQTTDDTTPTLNGTAEANATVLIFDNGAQIGSAQASDSGAWTFTPTTALASGPHSFTLSAVDAAGNTGPATAGFDITINTAAPATPVIASITDDVGAITGALAQDQVTDDARPLLSGTGVTGATVQILDNGASIGTVLVDNTGAWTFTPDAPLADGVHRFTATASDAAGNTSAASPAFSITVDTTAPAAPGIVSVVDATGPLTGALTSGQTTDETRPTLSGSAEAGSTLQVLDNGVEIGVVTVGGTGNWIFTPDEPLAEGPHALTVVATDAAGNTGPASAAFDVIVDTTAPVAPAITSITDDVGSVTGPLAGGQSTDDTRPLLRGTSEAGATVQILDNGVAIGSTQANEAGEWSFTPETALANGSHAFTAVATDPAGNSGPASDPFTVVVDTVLPAAPVIALATDNIGSVTGPLTSGRTTDDTQPAFSGRGEPGTTLRLFDNNVEIGVTTVGNNGNWSLTPATALASGPHTLTASVTDAAGNTSPLSGPFTLTVDTTAPDAPVIVAVTDDVAPVTGVVGNGSATNDARPTLSGTGEAGATLRILDNGVQIGTATVAADGNWSFTPGANLAQGAHNLTATATDAAGNTSSASAIYNVVVDTIAPAAPQAAINADGSVISGTAEAGSTVTVTLPGNVQLTTTAGDNGAWSLTLDDRQTEGETISVTARDAAGNVSAATPLTAPVLPLSASDNVAELDLTTDATVTNENYSDYGVLLVGALGNSATVIGNDTAQVTFDVAEGGSADISIDSAATGIVLSLLNTQQIAVQRLDAVSNAWVTVADSSQPQFADLLTLNGSSVNFNLDGLTGGTYRVLSYNSSLLATGSFTSLNVSVTQTSAGTLNGETTHVGNVIQDIDPVSGADSAPNGTVVSQVTNASGQTVTVGAGGASIDGLYGTLTINPDGSYSYALTSTSPTILGRTESFTYTITHDGVSDTAQLVVALGEGAAGNAVTAVDNTATLNYETQVEAVDNGPSSQSSFSVVGIALGNVLNANILDNLTNPIIFDVEEGSTRTLTLQSSAGGVALLSTFDLYVYRFNDAIQQFEQYRVEPGWLQVPLLGGQSSQLTLTLPGGEYLFLLNNASGVTALTGYTLNILQDHVYNVESISASTEGNVLENDVAPAGTVITEVNGVAVGAQGATIEGSYGTLTIDQAGNYSYTLRSGLGADSINVPDSFIYTVSTPEGGTDSASLNITATPLSVDAVDDVSPLMTFNTVQDTTAFTDNAVGSAGWTSSLFSRTGGTGSGVIEVAAGTAVKEAVLHFTVASGLALGGLTVNWTLSDGTTVLRSGSFNGGALLGNSIAVDLGGLELHSGNYTLSYTGSIGALSVGTITITPSVTGTTYDLDNFETSGVHTVSGNIFDGSDAGGVLDQLSTVDTRLTITGYNGSSTTLDPFANSGASGTVQGHYGTLAINIDGSYTYTLTPGIATSSMTTKETFNYTLNDQNGHTDNATLTIDMAPQFVSTAQSDTIIGTAYADTLIYQLLDSTSATGGNASDNWSNFSLAQGDKIDIGDLLVGWNGDQAALGSYLNVTTSGNNTVIAIDRDGAGTTYQSTNLVTLENVQTNLEELIQQNHIIS from the coding sequence ATTACCGTCTATGACGGCGATGATACGCTCGGGACAGCGCTGGTGGATCCCGACGGCAGCTGGCGCTTTACGCCAGCCGCGCCGCTGGAGGTGGGCGAGCACAGCTTTACGCTGACCGCCACCGATCCGGCAGGCAACGCCAGCGGTCCGTCTGCGCCTTTCGTCATCGACGTACAGACCGCCATACCGGCTACCCCAGTGCTGCTCAGCGTTGAAGATAACGTCGGCGCAGAGACCGGCCCGCTTGCCAGCGGCGATCTGAGCGATGACAACCTGCCAACGCTCACCGGCACCGCGCCGGTAAACAGCACCGTCACCATTTACAATGACGGCACGGCGATTGGCACCACGCTGGCGGACGACGCGGGGAACTGGCGCTTTACGCCGTCCACCCCGCTGGCAGACGGTCTGTATACGCTGACCGTCACCGCCACCGATGCCGCGGGTAACGTCAGCGCGGCCACCGCGCCGTTCTCCTTCACCATAGACGCCACCGCGCCTGCCGCGCCGACCATTAATGCGGTAGAAGATAACGTCGGGCCGTTCACCGCGCCGCTGACCAACGGCGGCTATACCGATGATACCCAGCCGCTGATCCGCGGCACGGCTGAAGCGGGTAGCACGGTGACGCTGTACGCCAACGACGAGCAAATCGGCACGGCGGACGTCGACGATGCCGGCAACTGGACCTTTACCCCGGCCACCCCGCTGGGCGAGGGAAATTATGTTCTGACCGTCAGCGCGACGGACGCGGCGGGCAACGCCAGCGGACGCTCTGCCTCGTTTACCCTTAACGTGGACCTGACCGCGCCGGATGCGCCGGACAACCTGACCACCCCTGGCGACGGCACCTCGGTGTCGGGCACGGCGGAGGCTGGCGCGACGGCCATTGTCAGCGATGCGCTGGGGAACGTGCTGGGCAGCGCGGTTATCGGCGAGGATCGCAACTTTACCGTCACCCTGACCCCGGCGCAGACCAGCGGCTCGCCGCTGACCGTCGTCGTTCAGGATGCGGCAGGCAATATCAGCGATCCAACCGTGTTCCCGGCCTCGAACTCGGGCCTGCCATCGGTGCCGGTGATCACCGCCATCGCCGATGATGTTGGTCCGCTGACGGGGAATCTGACCAACGGCCAGAGCACAGACGATAATCAGCTTTCGCTGAGTGGCACCGCCCAGCCGGACGTGCTGGTAACGATCATTGTCGATGGTGCAATCGTGGATACCGTGGAGGCCGATGCCGATGCCGGTGGCGCGTGGTCGTACAACCTGCCCGCAACGCTTGCCGACGGTCCGCATACCTTCGCGGTGAATGCCACCAACGCAAACGGTACGGGCGGCACCTCCTCGCCGGTCACGATTATCGTTGATACCGTCGCGCCGGAGGCACCGGTTATTACCGACGTCACCGACAATGTCGATGCGCTGACCGGCCCGCTGGTCAGCGGCCAGGTCACCAACGATGCGCAGCCTGGGCTGAGCGGTACGACGGAAGCCGGGGCGACGGTCACTATTTACGATAACGACGAACTGCTGGGCAGCGTCGTGGCGGATGCTGAGGGCAACTGGAGCTTTACCCCGGCCGCCGCGCTGAGCGAAGGCGAGCACGCGCTGACAGCCATCGCCACCGACGCGGCGGGCAATACCGGCCCGGCCTCGTCGCCGTTCACGGTGGTGGTGGATACCCTCGCGCCAGTACAACCCGTGCTGACCAGCGTGGTGGATAACGTCGGCACCGTTACCGGGCCACTCGTCTCCGGCCAGACGACCGACGACACCACGCCGACGCTCAACGGTACCGCTGAGGCTAACGCCACGGTGCTGATTTTTGACAACGGTGCACAGATTGGCAGCGCACAGGCCAGCGATAGCGGAGCCTGGACCTTTACCCCGACGACAGCCCTCGCCAGCGGGCCGCACAGCTTCACGCTGAGCGCGGTGGATGCCGCAGGCAATACCGGACCAGCCACGGCAGGATTTGATATCACCATCAATACCGCTGCGCCAGCCACGCCTGTCATCGCCAGCATTACCGATGATGTCGGTGCGATTACCGGTGCGCTGGCGCAGGACCAGGTCACCGATGACGCCCGGCCGCTCCTCAGCGGGACGGGCGTCACGGGCGCGACCGTGCAAATCCTCGATAACGGGGCATCGATCGGCACCGTGCTGGTCGATAATACGGGCGCATGGACCTTTACGCCTGACGCGCCGCTGGCAGACGGGGTACACCGATTTACCGCCACTGCCAGCGATGCGGCGGGCAACACCAGCGCCGCCTCCCCGGCCTTTAGCATTACGGTGGATACCACAGCCCCGGCCGCGCCGGGCATTGTCTCCGTCGTCGATGCGACCGGTCCGCTGACCGGGGCGCTGACATCGGGACAAACCACGGACGAAACGCGCCCGACGCTGAGCGGCAGCGCGGAAGCGGGTTCGACGCTGCAAGTGCTTGATAACGGCGTGGAAATCGGCGTCGTGACGGTGGGCGGCACCGGCAACTGGATCTTTACGCCGGATGAGCCGCTGGCGGAGGGTCCGCATGCCTTGACGGTAGTGGCGACCGACGCGGCAGGCAATACCGGCCCGGCGTCGGCGGCGTTTGATGTTATTGTAGACACTACCGCGCCGGTGGCCCCGGCTATCACCAGCATTACTGACGATGTCGGCAGCGTGACCGGTCCGCTGGCAGGCGGCCAGTCTACCGACGACACGCGGCCTTTGCTGCGCGGCACCAGCGAAGCGGGAGCCACGGTGCAGATCCTGGATAACGGCGTGGCTATCGGCTCGACGCAGGCGAATGAGGCTGGCGAATGGAGCTTCACCCCTGAAACCGCGCTTGCTAACGGCAGTCACGCTTTCACCGCTGTCGCCACCGATCCGGCAGGCAACAGCGGCCCGGCGTCCGATCCGTTTACCGTCGTTGTCGATACCGTGCTGCCCGCCGCGCCGGTTATCGCGCTGGCCACCGATAATATCGGTAGCGTCACCGGCCCCCTGACCAGCGGCCGTACCACCGATGACACCCAGCCTGCGTTCAGCGGCAGGGGCGAACCGGGTACCACGCTGCGGCTCTTTGACAATAACGTGGAAATTGGCGTGACCACGGTGGGAAATAATGGCAACTGGAGCCTTACGCCAGCGACGGCGCTTGCCAGCGGCCCGCATACCCTGACGGCATCGGTAACGGATGCGGCGGGCAATACCAGCCCGCTCTCCGGTCCATTCACGCTTACCGTCGATACTACCGCGCCGGACGCGCCGGTTATTGTCGCCGTTACGGATGACGTTGCGCCGGTAACCGGCGTGGTCGGCAATGGTTCCGCTACTAACGATGCCCGCCCGACGCTGAGCGGCACCGGCGAAGCGGGTGCCACGCTGCGTATTCTGGATAACGGCGTGCAGATCGGCACCGCGACGGTCGCGGCCGACGGCAACTGGTCGTTCACGCCGGGGGCTAACCTGGCGCAAGGGGCGCATAACCTGACCGCCACCGCCACCGACGCGGCGGGCAACACCAGTAGCGCCTCCGCAATTTATAACGTGGTGGTGGATACGATCGCCCCCGCCGCACCACAGGCGGCGATTAACGCTGACGGCAGCGTCATCAGCGGCACCGCTGAAGCGGGCAGCACCGTCACCGTTACGCTACCCGGCAACGTGCAGCTGACCACCACGGCTGGCGATAATGGCGCATGGAGCCTCACCCTGGACGATCGGCAGACCGAAGGCGAGACGATCTCCGTCACTGCCCGCGACGCGGCGGGCAACGTCTCCGCCGCCACGCCGCTGACCGCGCCGGTACTGCCGCTTTCAGCCAGCGATAACGTCGCGGAGCTGGATCTGACGACAGATGCCACCGTCACAAACGAGAACTACAGTGACTATGGCGTTCTGCTGGTCGGCGCGCTCGGCAACAGTGCGACGGTGATCGGCAACGACACGGCGCAGGTCACCTTTGACGTCGCCGAGGGCGGCAGCGCGGATATCAGCATTGATTCCGCCGCCACCGGGATCGTGCTGTCGCTGCTGAATACCCAGCAAATTGCCGTGCAGCGCCTCGACGCCGTCAGCAATGCGTGGGTGACGGTGGCGGACTCCTCGCAGCCGCAGTTTGCCGATCTGCTGACGCTGAACGGCAGCAGCGTCAACTTTAACCTCGACGGACTGACCGGCGGCACGTACCGCGTGCTGAGCTACAACTCCAGCCTGCTGGCGACCGGCTCCTTCACCAGCCTTAACGTCTCGGTGACGCAAACCAGCGCAGGCACGCTGAATGGTGAAACCACGCACGTTGGCAACGTGATCCAGGATATCGATCCGGTGAGCGGCGCTGACAGCGCGCCGAACGGCACGGTGGTCAGCCAGGTTACCAACGCCAGCGGCCAGACGGTGACGGTGGGCGCTGGCGGAGCGAGCATTGACGGTCTGTACGGGACGCTGACCATCAATCCGGACGGCAGCTACAGCTACGCGCTGACCAGCACCTCGCCGACGATCCTGGGACGTACGGAAAGCTTCACCTATACCATTACCCACGACGGCGTCAGCGACACGGCGCAGCTGGTGGTCGCCCTCGGCGAGGGTGCGGCGGGCAACGCCGTGACCGCCGTCGACAACACCGCGACGCTGAATTATGAAACCCAGGTCGAAGCCGTTGATAACGGTCCCTCTTCCCAGTCCAGCTTCTCGGTGGTGGGGATCGCGCTGGGTAATGTCCTCAACGCCAATATTCTGGATAACCTGACCAACCCGATCATCTTTGACGTTGAAGAAGGCTCCACCCGCACGTTGACCCTGCAATCCTCTGCAGGCGGCGTGGCGTTGCTCTCAACCTTCGATCTTTACGTCTACCGCTTTAACGACGCCATTCAGCAGTTTGAGCAGTACCGTGTCGAGCCCGGCTGGCTACAGGTGCCGCTGCTGGGCGGTCAGTCCAGCCAGCTCACCCTCACGCTGCCGGGCGGCGAGTACCTGTTCCTGTTGAATAACGCTTCCGGTGTAACCGCGCTGACGGGCTACACCCTGAATATTCTTCAGGATCATGTTTATAACGTGGAGAGCATCAGCGCCAGCACCGAGGGTAATGTGCTGGAGAATGACGTTGCCCCGGCGGGCACTGTCATTACGGAGGTAAATGGCGTCGCGGTGGGCGCACAAGGGGCGACCATCGAAGGCAGTTACGGCACCCTGACCATCGATCAGGCGGGGAACTACAGCTATACGCTGCGTAGCGGCCTCGGGGCTGACAGCATTAACGTACCGGATAGCTTTATCTATACCGTGAGCACGCCGGAGGGCGGCACCGACAGCGCATCGCTGAATATCACCGCCACGCCGCTGTCGGTGGATGCGGTGGATGATGTCAGCCCGCTGATGACCTTTAACACCGTGCAGGATACCACCGCCTTTACCGACAATGCGGTGGGCAGCGCCGGCTGGACCAGTTCGCTCTTCTCCCGCACCGGCGGAACCGGCAGCGGCGTCATCGAAGTGGCGGCGGGTACCGCGGTGAAAGAGGCGGTGCTGCACTTTACCGTCGCTTCCGGGCTGGCGCTGGGCGGGCTGACCGTTAACTGGACGCTGTCTGACGGCACCACCGTTCTGCGCAGCGGCTCTTTTAACGGCGGTGCGCTGCTCGGCAACAGCATTGCGGTAGATCTGGGCGGGCTGGAGCTGCATTCCGGCAACTATACGCTGAGCTATACCGGCAGTATCGGGGCGCTCTCGGTGGGAACCATTACCATCACCCCGAGCGTAACCGGCACCACCTACGATCTCGACAACTTCGAGACCAGCGGCGTGCATACCGTCAGCGGCAATATCTTTGACGGCAGCGACGCGGGCGGCGTGCTGGATCAGCTCTCTACCGTCGATACCCGCCTGACCATCACTGGCTATAACGGCAGCAGCACCACGCTGGATCCGTTTGCCAATAGCGGTGCCAGCGGCACCGTTCAGGGCCATTACGGCACGCTGGCGATCAATATTGACGGCTCGTACACCTACACGCTGACGCCGGGTATCGCCACCTCATCCATGACGACAAAGGAGACGTTCAATTACACCCTCAACGACCAGAACGGCCATACGGATAACGCCACGCTGACCATCGACATGGCACCGCAGTTTGTCAGCACCGCGCAAAGCGACACGATTATTGGTACCGCCTATGCCGACACGCTGATTTATCAGCTGCTCGACAGCACCAGCGCGACGGGCGGCAACGCCAGCGATAACTGGAGCAACTTTTCGCTGGCGCAGGGTGACAAAATCGATATCGGCGATCTGCTGGTGGGCTGGAATGGCGATCAGGCGGCGCTCGGCAGCTACCTGAACGTCACCACCAGCGGCAATAACACGGTGATAGCCATTGACCGGGACGGTGCCGGTACCACCTATCAGTCCACTAACCTGGTAACCCTGGAGAATGTACAGACCAACCTCGAAGAGCTGATCCAACAAAATCACATTATTAGTTGA
- a CDS encoding TolC family outer membrane protein, with product MRKLRPVVGWLVSCLCPFQLCAAGAHPTIASADLAQQQALPSLDGVTSLPLETAAPGQLTLEKAVDRAVAWHPSIGEAVGKLASQNDQVDVARAKYYPQVNAGMNNGYTNTYSDSGFSPSLVLSLSQMLYDFGKVSSQVRAERAGVAQEQANVLLSIDTVGHDTATALVQVQTWQQMVAIAEEQLEALNAVGHLAHQRNDEGASSLSDVVQTDARIEGARAQLVQYQASLESARATLMTWLGWNNLNAISNDFPEKLNRSCDVAQPDDRLVPSVLAAWAQANVAQANLDYADAQMTPTISLEPEVRHYLNDKYANSAELDRTQYSAWVRVEMPIYQGGGLTARRNAASHAVETAQSTIQRVRLQVRQKLLEARSEALNLATSLQVQARQQALSERTRQIYQQQYLDLGSRPLLDVLNAEQEVYQARFAQQQTLNQLHQLQLNCLYNTGKLRSAFGLENRRIQSVEIQP from the coding sequence ATGCGAAAACTACGGCCCGTTGTCGGGTGGCTGGTTAGCTGCCTGTGTCCGTTTCAGCTCTGCGCCGCCGGGGCGCACCCCACGATTGCTTCCGCAGATCTCGCCCAACAGCAGGCGTTGCCGTCACTGGATGGCGTAACGTCTCTGCCGCTGGAAACCGCCGCCCCGGGTCAGCTGACGCTGGAGAAAGCCGTCGACCGCGCGGTGGCCTGGCATCCGTCCATCGGCGAAGCGGTGGGTAAACTGGCCTCGCAAAACGACCAGGTGGATGTTGCCCGCGCTAAATATTACCCGCAGGTTAACGCGGGGATGAACAATGGTTATACCAATACCTACTCTGACAGCGGATTCAGTCCGTCGCTGGTGCTTTCCCTGTCCCAGATGCTCTACGATTTCGGTAAGGTCTCAAGCCAGGTCAGAGCAGAGCGTGCCGGGGTGGCGCAGGAGCAGGCCAACGTGCTGCTCAGCATTGATACCGTCGGGCACGATACCGCCACGGCGCTGGTGCAGGTGCAAACCTGGCAGCAGATGGTGGCGATTGCTGAAGAGCAGCTTGAGGCGCTAAACGCGGTCGGCCATCTGGCCCACCAGCGCAACGATGAAGGTGCCAGCTCGCTCTCCGACGTGGTGCAAACCGACGCGCGTATAGAAGGCGCACGGGCGCAGCTGGTGCAATATCAGGCCAGTCTTGAAAGCGCCCGGGCCACGCTGATGACCTGGCTGGGCTGGAATAATCTTAATGCCATCAGCAACGACTTTCCTGAGAAGCTGAATCGCAGCTGCGACGTGGCGCAGCCGGATGACCGTCTGGTGCCGTCGGTGCTGGCGGCCTGGGCGCAGGCGAATGTGGCGCAGGCCAATCTGGATTACGCCGATGCCCAGATGACTCCGACCATTTCGCTGGAGCCGGAAGTCAGACATTATCTCAATGATAAATATGCCAATAGCGCCGAGCTGGATCGCACCCAGTATTCCGCATGGGTACGGGTAGAGATGCCGATTTATCAGGGCGGCGGCCTGACCGCGCGGCGCAATGCCGCCAGCCACGCGGTTGAAACGGCGCAGTCCACCATCCAGCGCGTCCGTCTTCAGGTCCGCCAGAAGCTACTGGAAGCCCGCAGCGAGGCGCTAAACCTGGCGACCTCGCTTCAGGTGCAGGCCCGGCAACAGGCGCTGAGTGAGCGTACCCGGCAAATCTATCAGCAGCAGTATCTGGATTTAGGCTCACGCCCGCTGCTGGACGTGCTTAACGCCGAGCAGGAAGTTTATCAGGCGCGCTTTGCCCAACAGCAAACGCTCAACCAGCTCCATCAGCTTCAACTCAACTGCCTCTACAATACCGGCAAACTGCGTAGCGCATTTGGCCTGGAAAATCGTCGTATTCAGTCCGTGGAGATCCAGCCATGA